From Oreochromis niloticus isolate F11D_XX linkage group LG1, O_niloticus_UMD_NMBU, whole genome shotgun sequence, a single genomic window includes:
- the si:ch73-204p21.2 gene encoding uncharacterized protein si:ch73-204p21.2 isoform X1, producing the protein MSHLLVLCLFKAFFFFFDFFGIFLGPLCAHAYKDGFRWSDSTTSSHRTEASLEAGIMATGPDVIEMWLLSSGVVSFFMLLLILSIFLTGLCSDCGRHSFELQDPEVNRTPSTLISVVKLEEVRENPTINEIQNDEKQSRPEEEVSVQFTPWRSHLGVPQSQDQNAEHIYHTIGGHGTNPDISSPPMPANHKPARAHDAALEDFSNYDRNSVYAQVSKKLSSSASPPPVHTPAEIPVEEEEESSPPLPERTAEMEG; encoded by the exons ATGTCTCATTTACTTGTTTTATGCCTcttcaaagctttttttttcttttttgacttctttggcatttttctggGACCTCTTTGTGCTCATGCATACAAAGATGGATTCAGGTGGAGCGACAGCACCACCTCCTCGCACAGAACAGAGGCTTCACTGGAAGCCG GGATCATGGCAACCGGACCAGACGTCATCGAGATGTGGCTCCTGTCGTCGGGAGTCGTTAGCTTCTTCATGCTTCTCCTCATCCTCTCCATCTTCCTCACGGGTCTCTGCAGCGACTGCGGCAG acaTTCATTTGAGCTTCAGGATCCGGAGGTGAACAGAACCCCGTCAACACTCATCAGCGTG GTGAAGCTGGAGGAAGTGAGAGAAAACCCAACGATCAACGAGATCCAGAACGACGAGAAAC agtCACGTCCTGAAGAGGAAGTCTCAGTGCAGTTCACTCCCTGGAGGAGCCACCTGGGGGTGCCGCAGAGCCAAG ATCAAAATGCAGAACACATTTACCACACCATCGGAGGACACGGCACCAACCCGGACATATCATCACCACCAATGCCGGCCAATCACAAGCCAGCCAGAGCACATGACGCCGCTCTGGAGGATTTTAGTAACTATGACAGGAATTCAGTTTACGCTCAAGTCAGCAAGAAGCTGAGCTCCAGTGCTTCGCCTCCACCTGTCCATACACCTGCGGAGATACCggtagaggaggaggaggagtcttCACCTCCGCTGCCCGAGAGGACGGCAGAGATGGAGGGATGA
- the LOC100691763 gene encoding membrane progestin receptor beta, with protein sequence MPHVSFAHPSLCLNFLPLLHRLLPSNPPTVRDVDVPPLFRERFILTGYRPTGMSWRCYALSLFQIHNETLNVWSHLLAATFVVLRFMVFAIMRGGGILGFRLQGPEGEGFSVDASSLPLVLYVLSAVTYLSCSAAAHLLQSHSEQAHYSLFFLDYVGVAVYQYGCALALCLYSSNTAWRQSMLGQVFLPAAALLAWLSCTACCYAKLRFRRPYPLHRKLCQLIPMGVAYLLDISPVAHRLATHSWMGSPALPLHFLQVVLFMLSAFFFSCPVPECFSPGHFDIVGHGHQLFHILLSLCTLAQQEALFHDFLWRRPAMVREFGEERLLLACASFPCLMLCCTLTALAMRRQAQAQLMKEQR encoded by the exons atgcctcaCGTGTCGTTTGCCCATCCCTCGCTCTGTCTTAACTTCCTCCCTCTGCTGCACCGCCTCCTTCCATCCAACCCCCCCACTGTCCGAGACGTGGATGTTCCCCCTCTGTTTCGGGAGCGCTTCATCCTGACGGGGTACCGTCCCACGGGCATGTCATGGCGGTGTTACGCCCTCAGCCTGTTCCAGATCCACAATGAGACGCTGAATGTGTGGAGCCACCTGCTGGCTGCCACCTTCGTGGTGCTCAGGTTCATGGTGTTCGCCATCATGCGAGGAGGG GGAATCCTGGGTTTCCGACTGCAGGGTCCTGAAGGTGAAGGTTTTTCTGTGGACGCCTCCTCTCTACCTTTGGTCCTCTATGTTCTTTCTGCTGTCACATACCTCAGCTGTAG TGCTGCAGCTCACCTGCTGCAGTCCCACTCAGAGCAGGCGCATTACTCACTATTCTTCCTGGACTATGTGGGCGTGGCCGTCTATCAGTATGGCTGTGCTCTGGCTCTCTGCCTGTACAGCTCCAATACTGCCTGGAGACAAAGCATGCTGGGACAG GTCTTCCTCCCAGCAGCTGCCCTCCTTGCGTGGCTCTCATGCACTGCCTGCTGCTATGCAAAACTTCGTTTTCGCCGTCCATACCCCCTTCACAGGAAGCTCTGCCAGCTGATCCCGATGGGTGTGGCCTACCTACTGGACATCAGCCCAGTTGCCCACCGTCTTGCCACCCACAGCTGGATGGGCAGCCCTGCACTACCATTGCACTTCCTGCAG GTGGTGCTGTTTATGCTATccgccttcttcttctcttgccCCGTTCCTGAGTGTTTCTCCCCCGGCCACTTTGACATTGTCGGCCACGGCCACCAGCTCTTCCACATCTTGCTGTCACTCTGCACACTGGCCCAGCAGGAGGCACTGTTCCACGACTTCCTATGGCGGCGGCCGGCAATGGTCAGAGAGTTCGGAGAGGAGCGCCTCCTGCTGGCTTGCGCCTCCTTTCCCTGCCTGATGTTGTGTTGCACCTTGACAGCCCTCGCCATGAGGAGGCAGGCTCAGGCACAGCTGATGAAAGAGCAACGatag
- the si:ch73-204p21.2 gene encoding uncharacterized protein si:ch73-204p21.2 isoform X2 encodes MATGPDVIEMWLLSSGVVSFFMLLLILSIFLTGLCSDCGRHSFELQDPEVNRTPSTLISVVKLEEVRENPTINEIQNDEKQSRPEEEVSVQFTPWRSHLGVPQSQDQNAEHIYHTIGGHGTNPDISSPPMPANHKPARAHDAALEDFSNYDRNSVYAQVSKKLSSSASPPPVHTPAEIPVEEEEESSPPLPERTAEMEG; translated from the exons ATGGCAACCGGACCAGACGTCATCGAGATGTGGCTCCTGTCGTCGGGAGTCGTTAGCTTCTTCATGCTTCTCCTCATCCTCTCCATCTTCCTCACGGGTCTCTGCAGCGACTGCGGCAG acaTTCATTTGAGCTTCAGGATCCGGAGGTGAACAGAACCCCGTCAACACTCATCAGCGTG GTGAAGCTGGAGGAAGTGAGAGAAAACCCAACGATCAACGAGATCCAGAACGACGAGAAAC agtCACGTCCTGAAGAGGAAGTCTCAGTGCAGTTCACTCCCTGGAGGAGCCACCTGGGGGTGCCGCAGAGCCAAG ATCAAAATGCAGAACACATTTACCACACCATCGGAGGACACGGCACCAACCCGGACATATCATCACCACCAATGCCGGCCAATCACAAGCCAGCCAGAGCACATGACGCCGCTCTGGAGGATTTTAGTAACTATGACAGGAATTCAGTTTACGCTCAAGTCAGCAAGAAGCTGAGCTCCAGTGCTTCGCCTCCACCTGTCCATACACCTGCGGAGATACCggtagaggaggaggaggagtcttCACCTCCGCTGCCCGAGAGGACGGCAGAGATGGAGGGATGA